Proteins encoded together in one Acipenser ruthenus chromosome 40, fAciRut3.2 maternal haplotype, whole genome shotgun sequence window:
- the LOC117404935 gene encoding erythroblast NAD(P)(+)--arginine ADP-ribosyltransferase-like: MAVSILEFGFLLLLAAPFSLSQRPPPPPPPPPPPPPHPNPCPSPCGSSSSPGKCVIPLDMAGNSLDDQYIGCEDNMSNKVKSVYLVKELADKKIDFKTGWNFGIQYMTKNQHPHLTLEQATAIYAYTMNTPLFCQFNTAVRNGGGSNYNTFPFKALHFYLTTALKILHREQNSGCRDVFRGETISRTVKVSEIVRFSQFASCSVDKDRAKSFAGKDGTVFSINTCQGVPITDYSSKKYEEEVLIPPYEKFKVQSVKGNEITLSAVKGDTRSVNNCLAVP, encoded by the exons ATGGCTGTATCAATCTTGGAATTCGGGTTCCTTCTCTTATTGGCCGCTCCATTTTCCCTTAGTCAacgccccccacccccacctccacccccacccccacccccaccccaccccaaccccTGTCCATCGCCATGTGGCAGCAGTTCATCTCCGGGAAAATGTGTTATACCGTTAGACATGGCCGGAAACTCCCTAGATGATCAATATATCGGTTGCGAAGATAACATGTCCAACAAAGTAAAGTCAGTCTATCTGGTCAAAGAATTAGCAGATAAAAAAATCGATTTTAAAACCGGTTGGAATTTTGGAATTCAGTACATGACAAAAAACCAACACCCACACTTAACTTTAGAGCAAGCGACTGCGATCTACGCGTACACTATGAACACGCCGTTGTTCTGCCAATTCAACACAGCAGTACGAAATGGCGGCGGATCGAATTACAATACCTTCCCGTTCAAAGCTCTGCATTTCTACTTGACTACAGCCTTGAAAATACTCCACCGGGAACAGAACTCGGGCTGTCGTGATGTCTTCAGAGGCGAGACCATTAGCAGGACCGTTAAGGTCAGTGAAATCGTGCGCTTCAGTCAGTTTGCTTCGTGTTCAGTGGATAAAGACAGGGCAAAGAGTTTTGCCGGGAAAGACGGGACTGTGTTCAGCATAAATACTTGCCAAGGTGTGCCGATTACTGATTATTCATCGAAAAAGTACGAGGAAGAAGTTCTCATTCCACCTTATGAGAAATTTAAAGTGCAGAGTGTCAAAGGCAATGAAATCACGCTCTCCGCTGTCAAAGGAGACACTAGAAGTGTCAACAACTGTTTGGCAG TGCCTTAA